Genomic window (Magnolia sinica isolate HGM2019 chromosome 10, MsV1, whole genome shotgun sequence):
aggtctcttacgctcgtttgactgtgcggggtctgtagagcggcagtcattcagcagtgtaatggaccccggtgatttccttatgattgaaaatgtacttgacttatggtttggatatgagcactgacattacttgcatcgcattagcattggctgtacaagcccccttcatacattgccttggtatggcacccattacttattgcatcgcattcatgtgaagccttggtaagactagtgatatgttcattgattatgcttctctccttatacctcctactattcttctgtgcaccattgtcacacacttacaccaccctctaagcttctataagcttatgcacgattgatacgtgcaggagactctaggtaggcgccgtagcagcagagcgtggagtagagttgagcagtgaggactccagtgttgctgatttctctctcttttccttttattctcatgtatgtccttttggaccttttgaatgattgtaaaagtttaaatttttagtggattttgtgatgtgtgcctttgttattctcagacgtacttgctatgatcttgggtatgctcgcattggaagtgattatattgttatgaaaatcctccttgtaggatcccaggatcggaacctacctcaagagccgagaatggggtactacggaggctgttgcggccagaaccggccatcgggttccttgtgagtccggttaccgagtctggggcgtgacaatcacTGAGaatcaacctcaaatattatgagtagatggatcaacttaacacatctattgtgatgggtcatgcaaagagtcttcaatcatatgatgagtttaaatcactaacagcagcacgaatcatatcatgcatttggatcactgaagggACCGAATGAAataagaagtcaaatccgctaaattggccaaagcacgtcaaaggtattgatccattgaaatggcccaagcatgtcaaaaggtttggatcactagaaatatgctagatcatatgaacagtttggatcattggtaaagcaaaagagggtcctacaaaatttagagcATGGATCAACTTACCATATCCATTgccttggatcatgaaaagcagcttcaatcatatgatgagtttagaccatgaaaagaagtttcaatcgtatgaagagtttggatcgccgaatgagccgaatcatatgaacaatttggatccactaaatgacctagcatgtcaatgttttttatccatcaaaatggcccatgtcaaaggtttggatcactataaatgggccaaatcatatgaatttggatcgttgtaaaaagaaatttgattctttgaattgtgtataaaactgaacaggatcctacaaaattaatgaagtggatcagtgagaaccaacctcaaatattacgaatggatggttcaacttaacatatccattgcgatggttcatggaaagaggcttcaatcatatgacgagtttagatcactaacagcagtatgaatcatatgatgcatttggatggctgaatgagccgaatcatataaggaGTTCAAATTTgctaaatggcccaacacatgaaaggttttgatacattgaaatggcccaagcatgtcaaaggttaggattagtagagatgggccaaatcatatgaacagtttgaatcatttgtaaagttaaagagggtcctacaaaatttagggcatggatcaacttagcaaatccattgccaaggatcatgaaaagcggcTTTActaatatgatgagtttggatcatgaaaagcaacttcaatcttgtgatgagtttggatcatgaaaagcagcttcaattgtATGATGAGTTAGAATTGCCGAATAATCtgagttatatgaacaatttggattcactgaatggcccaagcatgtcaatgttttttatcgatcgaaatggcccatgtcaaaggtttggatcaatagaaactgtccaaatcatatgaatttggatcactgtaaaaagaaaccttattatttgaattgtttatagaactgaagagggttctacaaaattaacaatgtggttcattgagaaccaacctcaaatattatgaatagatggatcaacttaccatatccattgggatgggtcatcgAAAGAGTctgcaatcatatgatgagtttaaatcactaacaacagcacgaatcatatcatgcacTTGGATCGCCAAAGGGTCCGAATGATATAAGAAGTAAAATCTgctaaattggccaaagcacatcaaaggttttgatccattgaaatggcctaagcatgtcaaaggtttggatcactagaattaggccagatcatatgaacagtttggatcattggtaaagcaaaagagggtcctacaaaatttcgggcatggatcaacttatcatatccattgccatggatcatgaaaagcagcttcaatcatatgatgagtttggatcatgaaaagaagcttcgatcgtatgatgagtttggattgttgaatgagccgaatcatatgaataatttggatccaTTCCGAGTAAATTTCatttggcccaagcatgtcaaaggtttggatactagaaatgggccaaatcatatgaacagtttggatcatttgtaaagatgAAAAAAGGTCTTACAAGATCCAATAGACAATAGTTGAAGAACAAGCACGCTATTCTTTCACATAAAAATGCCCATTTAAAAAATCACAAATAACAAGAAGCTAATCCATGGAAAAGCAATCATTATCGTGATTTTTTtcagaaaaaagaaggaaaatgtttTGTTACCCGGCCTAGCCAACCAAAGGGTGAGTCCATGCATTCTTCTTAGTCACATGAATAAGCTTACTCTACCAGATAATATGTTAGTTGCACTTCATTGCATTAATTTATATGGTTACATCCTGTTAGAATTTATCAAATAATATAATCAAAGGTTTTTACTAGTTAGCATTTAGCAATTTTTGCTAGCACAATTTGTATAAATAAAAATAGGGTTGTTAAATACAAGGTAAATTCTAAAAAAACAAAGTTTGCAATTGTTTTTTAAAAGATGGAATGCCTATATGCTCATGTTTGTACCTAATAATATAACTTTACAAGCTTTATAAGCTACAAGAACAGAGTTTTAAGTCAATCTATAGTAGGCTGCAGAAGTTATAAGACAAGTTCTTTAGTTCAAAAAGGTTACCTGCAACCCTATAGGAATTGGGGATTGGTATATATTTTGAGATAGTCGGTTTAGAGATCCAAAATGAGTTCCATGGTGACTATCGCATAAATTTCCAAAGGGAATCAAATAATTATTACACTTCTCAGTGCAATATAGGCGTACTTCTCTTAGATGAAATAATATAAGACATTCAAAAACATTCAAATTTGTCACAAGCATGAATATAATTCTTAGGACctatctgttttgccaacttCCCTGGTAATGTAAGGGAAAATCAAAAttgtcatcattatgattttaccactACCAAACCACATGGGAatcatcatccaaacacaaatgtATTTAGGAGACAAGGAATGGAATTTGTAACCAATGCACTTTTCATGTAATTACTATAAAAACTTTGAATCCAAACAGCAACATCACTGTATTTTGGTGACGATTCGACATTCGGGTAATGTAAAAATGCCATCATTACAATTTACTACCTATAAACTAAACACAGCAATCAGTGATCAAATGCAGATGTTGTCAGGAGGCGGCTAAAGTAATTTGTAATTGTTgcacattttctttacattaccATGGTAATTGGTGAAAAAAAAGGCCCTTAAGTGTGCAGAAATCAGCATTCTTAGTTCTTAGTTTAAGTGTCTAACTATGCATGTCAAAGAATGCCAAAAGAACACTAATGCATAACTTCTATGGCAAAGTGAGTGAATCACATTGATGGAAGCAGCACCTGAAATCATGACAATCGAATAAACATACCATGCTTGTAGAAATATCCCCGTTAGATACCAAGGAACTAACTGTAAATTCTAGAGCTGCTAGATCACCGATACTAGATTCTATAGCAAGGTTCAATATATTTGCAGCAGTTTCTGTAGGGTTTCTCCTCAGATAAATTCTGATGAATGCATCCTCAACAGCTACATAGATAGATTTGTCCTGAGAAAATACCTACAGAAATCCAATGCAAACACACCCCTTAAATGCTTGCCAAGATTCCTTTGGAAGTCTAGAAGAATTGTAACAAAAATCAAAGAGGATGCTTACAAGTGGCAACATTTGGAGACAGGCCTCAGAGCCATCAATTTGGAACTGTCTGCACCTCATTAGCAAAAGAATCGTGTTCTCAGCATTAGTGGCAGAAGATGAGGCCAGCAGTTGGACTAGAGTTGGCATTATGGAGGATATGCACTTGGAGGATATGCACTTTGAGAACCTCAAACATGTCTCAAGTGATGCAACCAAGGCCCTGGTCTGCTCCAGGTTCCCAAAATCTAGCGTGGAAGAACCCTTGTTGACCCCATCTTCCACATTAGGCAAACAACTATCAGTAACACTGTCTTGCTGCTCTGACTTGACTTCAGCCTGATAAACCTTCCCATCTGCTTCACACATCTCATTGTCTGAAAGTATCCCATCTAAAACACTCTCAGAAGGTGCATTGGGTTCCATCTCTTTCAATTTCTCCTTGTATTTCTCCAAGGGCGCTTCAAATGATGCAATGCAAAGTTATGGACCAAACAGGTTATGCTGCAACATCGTGATGAGTATATTCAATGTCGTTTTCCTCACGAAAGCGCTCTTATCCTCCAATCTCCCAGAAGCAACCAAAGCAACCTTGTTCCATAGACCAATTGAAACAGCATGTTATTCGCATAGTTCTGCCTACACCTGAAGAACCTTACTCGTCAAATAGGCTGAAACATCCCGACACTGCTCGAGCAAGATGTCCAGCATAGCTTGCTTGCTGTGTAATCAAATGGACTTGGCACTCCAATCAACATCTACATCCTTAAATGCCTTTGAAACCAACTTCCCCAAAACCCCAAGAATAGATGGAGAGATGACCTGGTGGAGAATACAGATGGAGAATCGATTTCCCAGAGGCCAATCAATAGATCAAATCAAAAGAATAGAGACAAAATACATCTATCTGCCCTAAAAATCCCTGAATCGCACATCAAAGAACAAGAGATTAAAGGACATTAgaccatagagagagagagagagagagagagagagagagagagagatgacatgGTGGTTGTTGCCGGGGTTtggatgccatgaaaatgcagacTACTAACGGACCAAATCACATCATCATCTTCTCACCATCATCACCATTATAGATAGGAGAGAGATTGAGGGTTTCATGGGGCGAGAGGAGACCAGTGAGAGAGGAAGGGAGGTGGTGGGTAGGGTTTTTCTTAGGGAAGAGAAGGCGAGGCAAAGGTGAGAGAATGCCATTGATAGGAAGCAAAAGATAAATTTGAATGGTGGGAACGTGCTGAGAGAGAGGGAAGCCGTGGGCTGAGAAAGAGGGGAGACGAACGTTAGGTTGGGCAAGACGTCGAATGAGAGAAAGTGTGCGATTTGATTTTTTTCTAAGGTATTAAGTTTTTGAATAGAAAGCCATTGGAAACGGattttgagattctttcttgctCATTAAGCAAGAGTaggtgggccaccgtgatttttgtgagatATCAtccccgtccatccctttttcaagGAAGCAGATTCGCTCGTCTACCACACACAACGATATGGCtctgtgggtacgtgtcgtgcgaagacggccGTTgctgctcctcgagctccgagttgtcaggacggttcaaaggagatcaaagttacatggctcgaaaatgatgtatttattatatccacaccgttcatccattttgtgagatcattttagagcatggtacaaaaaatgattcatatccaaaatttaagtggaccacaccagaaatagttgtgggacaatgattctcaccgttaaaattttcgttggcccaccatatgtttattttccatccaatctattcataaggtcacacagacctcgatgatgaggaaaaacaaatatcatgtcgatccaaaacttctgtgacgcccaaaagggtttcaactgTAGACATCCAATCCccctttttgcagtgtggtccatttgatctttggatctgtcttatttttcggatcaagccgtaGAAGGAGCTAGCCAAATGAAAGGTcgattgggatataacacatacctcatgatgggacccacagaacttagtgacgtcaatacACGACATATCATTGGTGTGCAATACACCAACCAATGCGCTTCCCGAATACGGATTTCGTACTTACAGCGTGAGTATAGAGGTGGATACtaacagtgctctgtgggcccatcacgatgtatgtatattatctaCGCctctcatccattttttttctgtTATGGCATGGAGCAAAAAATGAGGATATAAAAATCTCATACAAACCACATCGTaaaaaagagtggtgattgaactctcaccattaaaaaattcttaatggccataaaagttttggattattctgatatttgtgttttacattTACCAAGGTGTGCGTGACCAgatcaacagattagatgacaaataaacatacagtgagccttgggaagtttttaatggtgggcattcaactgacaccgttttcttgtggtgtggtcaactcgagatttggatctctctagcttttgggttggtgctcaataatgatttataaaaataaataaactgtgTTTGTGTGtatatcatgcagggcccacggaacactgtcagtagccacctgCCTACTGACACggccagtacgcaatccgcgtccttcttGGAAACCACagccaaggtgggcccactcggcgacccaccatgatctatataattaatccacaccgcccatctacCTATCAAGCTTATTTTAGATCCTAGGCCTAAAAATAACGCTGGGCCagatcttagatggaccacaccacaaaaaatagtgaggacatgacgtccaccattgaaaccttcataataCCCCCTCGGTGTTTATCTGCCATCCGACCAACCAACAAGGTCTCACGGAACTAAAGGGATAACAAAAATGTCAGGTTGATCTAaaaacctgtggaggccacatgAGTGTGCCACAAGTGCCTTGGCACGAAATTGGACTGGctagtgagttactcagtaccctctTAATGTACCGAGTAAACttaattgggcccaccatgaatgtatgtgatctatccacgccgcacatccgttttttcatctaatttaaggggttgagaccaaaattgaagcatatccaaagatcaagtggatcataccacaggaaacagtggagataatgatttccaccgttgaaaccttgctagtcccctcaatgatatttatttttcatccaacatgttcataagttcatatagacatggatgaagggaaaacacaaatataagattgatccaaagcttatgtggctcccaagaaattttcaacaacggtagacgttcaattcaactatttcctatggtatggtccatttgaacattgtatatgcttcattttttgtcttaagcactaaaattatctgataaaatggatggacagaaaggataaaatacatatattatggtggacctcacaaagtgTACTCATTACGCTAAGCCTAGTGAGTTAATCACCACACAATCAACTTCCCCGTGGCACACTCCAACCAGGGGACCACTTCGTTGGACccacccagatgtatgtgtttaatccacaccatccacttctCTTCACCGGATGATTTTAGTCATAGGCCCAAAGATGAGATGGGTCTGGACCTTCGGtgatccacaccataggaatcagtgAGACAATGgtgtccactattgaaacctacTCAGGGCccgtccataatgtttattttccatctaacct
Coding sequences:
- the LOC131216868 gene encoding condensin-1 complex subunit CAP-D2-like, with product MPTLVQLLASSSATNAENTILLLMRCRQFQIDGSEACLQMLPLVFSQDKSIYVAVEDAFIRIYLRRNPTETAANILNLAIESSIGDLAALEFTVSSLVSNGDISTSMVCLFDCHDFSFFAFKHFVRFTKRAMKLVGFHHIHQGFNSSMRNCFHNQICLINTLHFLENFLNSLLLSAY